Proteins co-encoded in one Actinomadura luteofluorescens genomic window:
- a CDS encoding Xaa-Pro dipeptidyl-peptidase — translation MAVAVLTGAALAGAGGGATALAGTSPKIVVKGGVTQPVFSYKDAIREHVYVESGVDSDRDGKKDRVNVDIIRPKETEHGLRVPVIMDESPYYDNAGRGNESERKTYDANGNPVKFPLYYDNYFVPRGYAFLAVDMVGTTRSDGCPVSGGPTDVLGGKAVIDWLNGRARAYRPDGSPAKATWTTGRTGMIGKSYDGTLANGVAATGVEGLETIVPISAISSWYDYSRMNGVKYTDDEQPWLADYVDTDPPAKCAAVNADLDEGEDDATGNYNAYWKTADYRDGTIARASRVRASIFAAHGVNDLNVKDDHFAKWWSALARRGVQRKVWLSQRGHVDPFDTRRDAWVATLHRWFDHELQKVPNGIMSEPRADIEVGPDQWITQRDWPSRDARGVVLRPGADGSLGLKPAAAGATASFTDAAGPQGAGYPEEEMVADPTAARPYRTAFVSAPLPKTGRLSGTPDARLRIKLDGPTANLTALLVDYGEDTRVNYLGAGSGIRTLNTEDCHGESTPADDACYKRTEVTTVTSPVNVVARGWLDAQNHRSLSRPEPLKSGRYYTVSWQTLSQEYLLKKGHRLALVLAGTDADYNFDTPTGAQVTVDLRGSSVSVPVVAAGEDVNTLVAPPPSATTWRGPSEVSLPVQERRLY, via the coding sequence ATGGCGGTGGCCGTGCTGACCGGCGCGGCGCTCGCCGGCGCGGGCGGCGGCGCGACGGCGCTGGCCGGGACGTCCCCGAAGATCGTGGTGAAAGGCGGGGTCACCCAGCCCGTCTTCTCCTACAAGGACGCGATCCGCGAGCACGTCTACGTCGAGTCCGGCGTGGACAGCGACCGGGACGGCAAGAAGGACCGCGTCAACGTGGACATCATCCGGCCGAAGGAGACCGAGCACGGTCTGCGGGTGCCGGTGATCATGGATGAGAGCCCCTACTACGACAACGCGGGGCGCGGCAACGAGAGCGAGCGCAAGACCTACGACGCGAACGGGAACCCGGTGAAGTTCCCGCTCTACTACGACAACTACTTCGTGCCGCGCGGGTACGCGTTCCTCGCCGTGGACATGGTCGGGACGACCCGCTCCGACGGCTGCCCGGTCAGCGGCGGCCCGACCGACGTCCTCGGCGGCAAGGCCGTGATCGACTGGCTCAACGGGCGCGCCCGGGCCTACCGGCCGGACGGCAGCCCGGCGAAGGCGACCTGGACGACCGGCCGCACCGGCATGATCGGCAAGTCCTACGACGGGACGCTCGCCAACGGGGTGGCGGCCACCGGCGTCGAGGGGCTGGAGACGATCGTCCCCATCTCGGCGATCAGCAGCTGGTACGACTACAGCCGGATGAACGGCGTGAAGTACACCGACGACGAGCAGCCGTGGCTCGCCGACTACGTCGACACCGACCCGCCCGCCAAGTGCGCGGCCGTCAACGCGGATCTGGACGAGGGCGAGGACGACGCGACCGGCAACTACAACGCCTACTGGAAGACCGCCGACTACCGGGACGGGACGATCGCGCGCGCCTCCCGGGTCCGCGCGAGCATCTTCGCCGCCCACGGCGTCAACGACCTGAACGTGAAGGACGACCACTTCGCCAAGTGGTGGAGCGCCCTCGCGCGGCGCGGCGTCCAGCGCAAGGTCTGGCTGAGCCAGCGCGGCCACGTCGACCCCTTCGACACCCGGCGGGACGCGTGGGTGGCGACCCTGCACCGGTGGTTCGACCACGAACTGCAGAAGGTGCCCAACGGCATCATGAGCGAGCCGCGCGCCGACATCGAGGTCGGGCCGGACCAGTGGATCACCCAGCGGGACTGGCCGTCCCGGGACGCGCGCGGCGTCGTCCTGCGCCCCGGCGCGGACGGCTCCCTCGGCCTGAAGCCGGCCGCGGCGGGCGCGACCGCGTCCTTCACCGACGCCGCCGGCCCCCAGGGCGCGGGCTACCCGGAGGAGGAGATGGTCGCCGATCCCACGGCGGCGCGGCCCTACCGGACGGCGTTCGTGTCGGCGCCGCTGCCGAAGACCGGCCGCCTGTCCGGCACCCCGGACGCCCGGCTGAGGATCAAGCTGGACGGACCCACGGCGAACCTCACCGCGCTGCTCGTCGACTACGGCGAGGACACCCGCGTGAACTACCTCGGCGCGGGCTCCGGCATCCGGACCCTGAACACCGAGGACTGCCACGGTGAGAGCACGCCCGCCGACGACGCCTGCTACAAGCGGACCGAGGTCACGACGGTCACCTCGCCGGTCAACGTCGTCGCCCGGGGGTGGCTCGACGCCCAGAACCACCGGTCGCTGAGCAGGCCCGAGCCGCTGAAGTCCGGCCGCTACTACACCGTCTCCTGGCAGACGCTCAGCCAGGAGTACCTGCTGAAGAAGGGGCACCGGCTGGCGCTCGTCCTCGCCGGAACGGACGCCGACTACAACTTCGACACGCCCACCGGCGCCCAGGTCACGGTCGACCTGCGCGGCAGCTCCGTCTCCGTCCCGGTCGTGGCGGCCGGGGAGGACGTGAACACGCTGGTCGCCCCGCCGCCCAGCGCGACCACCTGGCGGGGCCCGTCCGAGGTCAGCCTGCCCGTCCAGGAGCGCAGGCTCTACTGA
- a CDS encoding alkaline phosphatase D family protein, which translates to MADSARPLNRRAFLATSGLATSGLLTAVAVTGAPGTAHAAPRGRALPSDPFTLGVASGDPEPDGFVLWTRLALDPHAENGLGGMPARTVPVRWEVSSDSRFRRIDRRGTAAARPDAAHSVHVELNGLRPGRDYWYRFRVDGHVSPVGRTRTAPHPATFGPALAMAFVSCSQFEHGYFTAYRRLAEEHPDLVLHLGDYQYEYKKGVYTIPGGNVRDHEGPETVRLADYRLRHAQYKADRDLQAAHEAAPWLVVFDDHEVENNWAGYIPEEGSDTPSYDDFRARRAAAFQAYYENMPLRRRSIPAGPDMQVYRRVRWGRLASFHMLDTRQFRDDQGCGDGYKDCPAATDPKRSITGNEQEKWLLDGFRRSTARWDVLGQQVFFAQRDNTAGPVKKTSMDAWDGYAASRDRITKGWLDAKVRNPVVLTGDVHAHWASDLKADYDDPDSRTVGSELVCSSITSTGDGKDSDPADQPFLKINPHLRFYNNQRGYVLTTIGKEEMRADFRTLPTVRTPGADISTKATFVIEDRVPGVQQAYLRPYVSAKAAAQPDQELIRQTVRNETQP; encoded by the coding sequence ATGGCCGACTCCGCCCGCCCGCTGAACCGGCGCGCCTTCCTCGCCACCAGCGGGCTCGCCACCAGCGGGCTCCTCACCGCCGTCGCCGTGACCGGCGCACCCGGCACCGCCCACGCGGCCCCCCGCGGCCGCGCCCTGCCCTCCGACCCGTTCACCCTCGGCGTCGCCTCCGGCGACCCCGAACCCGACGGGTTCGTCCTCTGGACCCGCCTGGCCCTCGACCCGCACGCCGAGAACGGCCTCGGCGGAATGCCCGCCCGGACCGTCCCCGTCCGCTGGGAGGTCTCCTCCGACTCCCGGTTCCGCCGCATCGACCGGCGCGGCACCGCCGCGGCCCGTCCCGACGCCGCCCACTCCGTCCACGTCGAGCTGAACGGCCTGCGCCCCGGCCGCGACTACTGGTACCGCTTCCGCGTGGACGGCCACGTCTCCCCGGTCGGGCGGACGCGCACCGCCCCCCACCCCGCCACCTTCGGCCCCGCGCTCGCCATGGCCTTCGTGTCGTGCTCGCAGTTCGAGCACGGCTACTTCACCGCGTACCGGCGGCTGGCCGAGGAGCACCCCGACCTGGTCCTGCACCTGGGCGACTACCAGTACGAGTACAAGAAGGGCGTCTACACGATCCCGGGCGGCAACGTCCGCGACCACGAGGGCCCCGAGACGGTCAGGCTGGCCGACTACCGGCTGCGGCACGCCCAGTACAAGGCCGACCGCGACCTCCAGGCCGCGCACGAGGCCGCCCCCTGGCTCGTCGTGTTCGACGACCACGAGGTCGAGAACAACTGGGCCGGCTACATCCCCGAGGAGGGCTCCGACACGCCCTCCTACGACGACTTCCGCGCCCGGCGCGCCGCCGCGTTCCAGGCCTACTACGAGAACATGCCGCTGCGCCGCCGGTCCATCCCCGCGGGCCCCGACATGCAGGTCTACCGGCGGGTGCGGTGGGGCCGGCTGGCCAGCTTCCACATGCTCGACACCCGCCAGTTCCGCGACGACCAGGGCTGCGGCGACGGCTACAAGGACTGCCCCGCCGCCACCGACCCGAAGCGCTCCATCACCGGCAACGAGCAGGAGAAGTGGCTGCTCGACGGCTTCCGCCGCTCCACCGCCCGGTGGGACGTCCTCGGCCAGCAGGTGTTCTTCGCCCAGCGCGACAACACCGCCGGGCCCGTCAAGAAGACCTCGATGGACGCCTGGGACGGCTATGCCGCCTCCCGCGACCGGATCACCAAGGGCTGGCTGGACGCGAAGGTCCGCAACCCGGTCGTCCTCACCGGCGACGTCCACGCCCACTGGGCGAGCGACCTGAAGGCCGACTACGACGACCCGGACTCCAGGACGGTCGGCTCGGAACTGGTGTGCTCCTCGATCACCAGCACCGGCGACGGCAAGGACTCCGACCCCGCCGACCAGCCCTTCCTCAAGATCAACCCGCATCTGCGCTTCTACAACAACCAGCGCGGCTACGTGCTGACGACGATCGGCAAGGAGGAGATGAGGGCCGACTTCAGGACCCTGCCGACCGTCCGGACCCCGGGCGCCGACATCTCCACCAAGGCGACGTTCGTCATCGAGGACCGCGTCCCCGGCGTCCAGCAGGCCTACCTGCGTCCCTATGTCTCGGCGAAGGCGGCGGCGCAGCCCGACCAGGAACTGATCAGGCAGACCGTCCGCAACGAGACCCAGCCCTGA
- a CDS encoding FadR/GntR family transcriptional regulator, producing the protein MPLGPLRPSPLVEQAAQRLREQIAAGAWPVGTRLPGETTLAKELGVGRSTVREALRALAGAGLVQARQGAGVFVMATEPAEDWPARLRRASVADVYEIRAMLEVRAAELAAERRTPDDLAALDRALADRDAALAGEGAGPGVDAFIDADIALHAAVVAAAHNPVLADLFAGFVPVLRDGLLDLASLVDVRASDDAHGRAAHAALVEAVRARDPAAAGEAVRAELDRTLAGLLQSR; encoded by the coding sequence ATGCCGCTCGGCCCGCTCCGTCCCAGCCCGCTCGTCGAGCAGGCCGCGCAGCGCCTGCGCGAACAGATCGCCGCCGGCGCCTGGCCGGTCGGCACGCGGCTGCCCGGCGAGACGACGCTCGCCAAGGAGCTGGGCGTGGGCCGCTCGACCGTCCGCGAGGCTCTGCGCGCCCTGGCCGGGGCGGGTCTCGTGCAGGCCCGGCAGGGCGCGGGCGTGTTCGTCATGGCGACGGAGCCGGCCGAGGACTGGCCCGCCCGGCTCCGCCGCGCCTCCGTCGCCGACGTCTACGAGATCCGCGCCATGCTGGAGGTCCGCGCCGCCGAACTGGCCGCCGAGCGCCGCACGCCGGACGACCTGGCCGCCCTCGACCGGGCGCTCGCCGACCGCGACGCGGCCCTGGCCGGCGAAGGCGCCGGCCCCGGCGTCGACGCGTTCATCGACGCCGACATCGCCCTGCACGCCGCCGTCGTCGCCGCCGCGCACAACCCGGTCCTCGCCGACCTGTTCGCCGGGTTCGTCCCCGTCCTGCGCGACGGCCTCCTCGACCTCGCCTCCCTGGTGGACGTCCGCGCCTCCGACGACGCCCACGGCCGGGCGGCCCACGCCGCCCTGGTCGAGGCCGTCCGGGCCCGGGACCCGGCGGCCGCGGGCGAGGCCGTCAGGGCCGAGCTCGACCGGACCCTGGCCGGCCTACTCCAGAGCCGATAG
- a CDS encoding DUF4236 domain-containing protein: MGWSYRKSLKMGPFRLNFSKKGVGHSVGARGARYTRSADGRRQMTLRIPGTGLTWRRSLKSSSRSSRG, from the coding sequence ATGGGTTGGAGCTATCGAAAATCGCTGAAGATGGGCCCGTTTCGCCTCAACTTCTCCAAGAAGGGCGTCGGGCACAGCGTCGGAGCGCGCGGGGCCCGCTACACCCGCTCGGCGGACGGGCGCCGCCAGATGACCTTGCGCATCCCCGGAACCGGCCTGACGTGGAGGCGGTCCCTGAAGTCGTCTAGCCGCTCTTCGCGCGGTTGA
- the leuA gene encoding 2-isopropylmalate synthase: MPFHRYRSVHERVPSPVPDVERTWPSGRVQSAPLWVPVDLRDGNQALAEPMDTARKRRMFDLLVTMGFKEIEVGYPSASRTDFAFVRHLAETGVPDDVTPVVFTPARSELIERTFASVEGLPRAVVHLYTATGPVWRDVVLGSGRDGVRRLILDGAAGVARLAGPGVRFEFSPETFNVTEPDYALEVCDAVTALWDASPDRPVILNLPATVEAATPNVYADQIEYMHRNLARREAVILSVHPHNDRGTGVACAELAMLAGAQRVEGCLFGNGERTGNVDLVTLALNLHAQGVDPRIDLSDIDEIRRTVEHCNRLPVHERHPYGGDLVYTAFSGTHQDAIGKGMARHARLAGEHGVPPERLPWDVPYLPIDPADVGRGYEAVIRVNSQSGKGGVSYLLRTEHGLDLPRRLQIEFSQVVQRATDGSGEEVTADELWELFRAEYLDRTEPVRVTGWRTSRTGPERHVFTGVVRVGGDERERTGTGNGPLDALTGALASAGIEVEVLRYAEHSAGAGQDAVAVAYAECRVDGATRWGAGRDTSVLTASVEAVLSAVNRAKSG; the protein is encoded by the coding sequence ATGCCGTTCCACCGGTACCGGTCCGTCCACGAGCGCGTGCCGTCGCCCGTGCCGGACGTCGAGCGCACCTGGCCGTCCGGGCGCGTCCAGAGCGCGCCCCTGTGGGTGCCCGTCGACCTGCGGGACGGCAACCAGGCGCTGGCCGAGCCGATGGACACCGCCCGCAAGCGCCGCATGTTCGACCTGCTCGTCACGATGGGCTTCAAGGAGATCGAGGTCGGCTACCCCTCGGCCAGCCGGACCGACTTCGCGTTCGTCCGGCACCTGGCCGAGACGGGGGTGCCGGACGACGTGACGCCCGTGGTGTTCACGCCTGCCCGCTCAGAGCTGATCGAGCGGACGTTCGCCTCCGTCGAGGGGCTGCCGAGGGCCGTCGTCCACCTGTACACGGCGACGGGGCCGGTGTGGCGGGACGTCGTGCTCGGGTCCGGCCGGGACGGGGTGCGGCGGCTGATCCTGGACGGTGCGGCCGGCGTGGCGCGGCTCGCCGGGCCGGGCGTGCGGTTCGAGTTCTCCCCCGAGACGTTCAACGTCACCGAGCCCGACTACGCGCTGGAGGTGTGCGACGCGGTGACCGCGCTGTGGGACGCCTCCCCCGACCGCCCGGTGATCCTGAACCTGCCGGCCACGGTCGAGGCCGCCACCCCGAACGTGTACGCCGACCAGATCGAGTACATGCACCGCAACCTGGCCCGGCGCGAGGCGGTCATCCTGTCGGTCCACCCGCACAACGACCGCGGGACGGGCGTCGCGTGCGCGGAACTGGCGATGCTGGCCGGCGCCCAGCGGGTCGAGGGCTGCCTGTTCGGCAACGGCGAGCGGACGGGCAACGTCGACCTGGTCACGCTGGCGCTGAACCTGCACGCGCAGGGCGTCGACCCGCGGATCGACCTCTCCGACATCGACGAGATCCGGCGGACGGTCGAGCACTGCAACCGGCTGCCCGTCCACGAGCGGCATCCGTACGGGGGCGACCTGGTGTACACGGCGTTCTCCGGAACCCACCAGGACGCGATCGGCAAGGGCATGGCCCGCCACGCGCGCCTCGCCGGGGAGCACGGCGTGCCGCCGGAGCGGCTGCCGTGGGACGTGCCGTACCTGCCGATCGACCCGGCCGACGTCGGGCGCGGGTACGAGGCCGTCATCCGCGTCAACAGCCAGTCCGGGAAGGGGGGCGTCTCCTACCTGCTGCGCACGGAGCACGGGCTCGACCTGCCGCGCCGCCTGCAGATCGAGTTCTCCCAGGTCGTGCAGCGGGCGACGGACGGCAGCGGCGAGGAGGTCACGGCGGACGAGCTGTGGGAGCTGTTCCGCGCCGAGTACCTGGACCGGACGGAGCCGGTCCGGGTGACCGGATGGCGGACCTCCCGCACTGGCCCGGAGCGGCACGTCTTCACCGGCGTCGTCCGGGTCGGCGGCGACGAGCGGGAGCGCACCGGCACGGGCAACGGCCCGCTGGACGCGCTGACCGGCGCGCTGGCGTCCGCCGGGATCGAGGTGGAGGTCCTGCGGTACGCCGAGCACTCGGCCGGGGCCGGGCAGGACGCCGTGGCGGTCGCCTACGCCGAGTGCCGGGTGGACGGCGCGACCCGCTGGGGCGCGGGACGCGACACGTCCGTGCTCACCGCGTCGGTGGAGGCCGTCCTGTCGGCGGTCAACCGCGCGAAGAGCGGCTAG
- a CDS encoding HelD family protein → MGHRQAGAVNPGREEGAARAAVDVEQEYVSRVYARLDTERDSAATALREGPAAGGGAAFQARVESAIATDEAARRLVRLNAVEHGLCFGRIDHRADAGGSGDTFYIGRIGLRDEDHEPLLIDWRAAAARPFYTATPGAPGTLARRRHLHLRHREVARLDDEVFDLEGLEESERGGVVGEAALLATLRRGRTGRMSDVVATIQEEQDQVIRSGLPGVLVVQGGPGTGKTVAALHRAAYLLYTHRDVLERRGVLIVGPNATFLRYIEQVLPGLGETDVALATVGELYPGLKATSADRPEAAVVKGGLRMAGVVEAAVRDRQRVPAGGLRVEADDLTLSVDVAKCEQIRERARALRAPHNVQRRRFVHDMLEALAFDRAEQFDRIMDEPLEEMARSGGLPGWLQELIDEAEDEPLLDETDLRLAKEALWQHPAVRSALDGLWPELTPEWLLTDLYGSAEALDRVGAEAGLSPGERELLLRPPGSPWTVSDVPLLDEAAELLGKDDSADKARARAAQAALAEEERYAREVMQTTDGSEMILASDLISASELAERHAGGGPRLTTAQRAMADREWAYGHVIVDEAQELSEMAWRTVMRRVPTRSLTVVGDIAQTGSAAGAASWGQMLDRYVPGRWREQRLMVNYRTPAAIMKVAADVLAAVAPDQTPPEPVRDDGPPPVAVALPVAELPSLVRSELVLVTGGEDIGGAFKEGRLAVIASAGRHAEVLRALPDAAVGATPEALDSPVVVLTAEEAKGLEFDSVVVVDPSGILAESAKGGQDLYVALTRATRRLTVVHDGDLPPLLSALE, encoded by the coding sequence ATGGGACATCGTCAAGCGGGCGCTGTCAACCCCGGGCGGGAAGAGGGGGCGGCGCGAGCCGCCGTCGACGTCGAGCAGGAGTACGTGTCCCGCGTGTACGCACGGCTCGACACCGAGCGCGACAGTGCCGCGACCGCGCTGCGCGAGGGCCCGGCGGCGGGCGGCGGCGCCGCGTTCCAGGCGCGGGTCGAGAGCGCCATCGCCACCGACGAGGCGGCCCGGCGGCTGGTCCGGCTGAACGCCGTCGAGCACGGCCTGTGCTTCGGGCGCATCGACCACCGCGCCGACGCCGGCGGCTCCGGCGACACCTTCTACATCGGCCGCATCGGCCTGCGCGACGAGGACCACGAGCCCCTCCTCATCGACTGGCGCGCCGCCGCGGCCCGGCCCTTCTACACCGCGACGCCAGGAGCGCCCGGCACGCTCGCGCGCCGCCGCCACCTGCACCTGCGCCACCGCGAGGTCGCCCGCCTGGACGACGAGGTGTTCGACCTGGAGGGCCTGGAGGAGTCCGAGCGCGGCGGCGTCGTCGGCGAGGCGGCCCTGCTCGCCACCCTCCGCCGCGGCCGGACGGGCCGGATGAGCGACGTCGTCGCGACCATCCAGGAGGAGCAGGACCAGGTCATCCGCTCCGGCCTCCCGGGGGTGCTGGTCGTCCAGGGCGGTCCCGGCACCGGCAAGACGGTCGCCGCCCTGCACCGGGCCGCCTACCTCCTCTACACGCACCGCGACGTCCTGGAGCGGCGCGGCGTCCTGATCGTGGGGCCGAACGCCACGTTCCTGCGCTACATCGAGCAGGTGCTGCCCGGCCTGGGCGAGACCGACGTCGCGCTGGCCACGGTCGGCGAGCTGTACCCGGGGCTCAAGGCGACGTCGGCCGACAGGCCCGAGGCCGCCGTCGTCAAGGGCGGCCTGCGCATGGCCGGCGTCGTGGAGGCCGCCGTCCGCGACCGGCAGCGCGTCCCCGCAGGGGGGCTGCGCGTCGAGGCCGACGACCTCACGCTGAGCGTGGACGTGGCCAAGTGCGAGCAGATCCGTGAACGCGCCCGCGCCCTGCGCGCCCCGCACAACGTCCAGCGGCGCCGCTTCGTCCACGACATGCTGGAGGCCCTCGCGTTCGACCGGGCCGAGCAGTTCGACCGCATCATGGACGAGCCCCTCGAAGAGATGGCCAGGTCCGGCGGGCTGCCGGGCTGGCTCCAGGAGCTGATCGACGAGGCCGAGGACGAGCCCCTGCTGGACGAGACGGACCTCCGCCTGGCCAAGGAGGCCCTCTGGCAGCACCCGGCCGTCAGGTCCGCCCTCGACGGTCTCTGGCCCGAACTGACCCCCGAGTGGCTGCTCACCGACCTCTACGGCTCCGCCGAGGCGCTGGACCGCGTGGGAGCCGAGGCCGGCCTGTCCCCCGGCGAGCGGGAGCTCCTGCTCCGGCCGCCGGGCTCGCCGTGGACGGTCTCCGACGTCCCGCTGCTGGACGAGGCCGCCGAACTCCTCGGCAAGGACGACTCCGCCGACAAGGCCCGCGCGCGTGCGGCGCAGGCCGCGCTCGCCGAGGAGGAGCGCTACGCCCGCGAGGTCATGCAGACCACCGACGGCTCCGAGATGATCCTGGCGAGCGACCTGATCTCGGCGAGCGAGCTGGCCGAGCGCCACGCCGGCGGCGGTCCGCGCCTCACCACCGCCCAGCGCGCCATGGCCGACCGCGAATGGGCCTACGGCCACGTCATCGTGGACGAGGCGCAGGAGCTCTCGGAGATGGCGTGGCGGACCGTGATGCGCCGGGTCCCGACCCGCTCCCTCACGGTCGTCGGCGACATCGCCCAGACCGGCAGCGCCGCCGGGGCGGCGTCGTGGGGCCAGATGCTCGACCGCTACGTCCCGGGCCGGTGGCGCGAGCAGCGGCTCATGGTCAACTACCGCACCCCGGCCGCCATCATGAAGGTCGCCGCGGACGTCCTGGCCGCCGTCGCCCCGGACCAGACGCCGCCCGAACCCGTCCGCGACGACGGGCCGCCGCCGGTCGCGGTCGCGCTGCCGGTCGCCGAGCTGCCGTCCCTCGTCCGCTCGGAGCTGGTCCTGGTGACCGGCGGCGAGGACATCGGCGGCGCCTTCAAGGAGGGCCGCCTCGCCGTCATCGCCTCGGCGGGGCGCCACGCCGAGGTTCTGCGGGCCCTCCCGGACGCCGCCGTCGGCGCGACCCCCGAGGCCCTCGACTCGCCCGTGGTCGTCCTCACCGCCGAGGAGGCCAAGGGCCTGGAGTTCGACTCGGTCGTCGTCGTCGACCCGTCCGGGATCCTCGCCGAGTCGGCCAAGGGCGGCCAGGACCTCTACGTCGCCCTCACCAGGGCCACCCGCCGCCTGACCGTCGTCCACGACGGCGACCTGCCGCCGCTCCTATCGGCTCTGGAGTAG